Sequence from the Triticum aestivum cultivar Chinese Spring unplaced genomic scaffold, IWGSC CS RefSeq v2.1 scaffold312533, whole genome shotgun sequence genome:
CAGCAGCCCCCGCGCCCGGCCGGCCCCTCCGAATTCACCCCCTTCACCCCCTTCACCGccgtcatctcctcctcctcccgccgcccagATGCCAACGGCGGCGACACCGTCGCGTGCCCCAACTGCGGCGACGCCTTCTCCTCCGAGCACGCCGTCTCGGAGCACCTCGACGGCTGCCTCGCGTCGGCCGgcggcgcccgcgcccgcgcgGCCGCGTACCTCGCCGG
This genomic interval carries:
- the LOC123179709 gene encoding plant UBX domain-containing protein 2-like, whose translation is PPRPAGPSEFTPFTPFTAVISSSSRRPDANGGDTVACPNCGDAFSSEHAVSEHLDGCLASAGGARARAAAYLAGNPPPAAVEVVKKLLGNLLKEPGNDKYRRVRLGNPRIKEAVADREGGLELLEAVGFTIGDESGE